A window of the Polaribacter sp. HaHaR_3_91 genome harbors these coding sequences:
- a CDS encoding PhoX family protein — translation MMNKYFKLFLFLFVVTSVSTVFTSCNPEDGVDGIDGVNGSDGEDGEDFTPSPEMFSNKSSLAPLVTINSDFSSVEAFSLISSTDVLSNGFRLVGAQDGAGFLKDGDEYIYVVNAEDDYAVSRIRFDKDLNPIEGDWLLNSGVADYARQCSGTMWEAAIHGGDKDIFLSASESYAYDVKGIDPWIETPTPTADFGLDALGEFSWENAVPLPQGAYAGKTVIVGGDDDSSGSEGQVIMYVSENGDADLENGKVYVLRFKQVSDGAGGTMDVAANTVYNEGSLDFSKSYDVEFVEIVDGASLTKNEMETACTNVFASQFMRVEDVDYRKGSDANARDVFFAVTGRGPGRGTYNDWGTVYKIELDATNPLEGKLTQIISGNTDTNNKDGNVSELQSPDNICVTENFIYTQEDPNSFARNHAAQIYQSDLSGNNTKVVLALKIENNLAPSGSSGFSGEFGALTDISDKVGVPDTFILNLQPHYWQSDDFVSSSLPHNQGGQIVLLKGLER, via the coding sequence ATGATGAACAAGTATTTTAAATTATTTTTATTCCTTTTTGTTGTAACTTCTGTAAGTACAGTTTTTACGAGTTGTAATCCTGAAGACGGTGTGGATGGTATTGATGGTGTTAATGGATCGGACGGTGAAGATGGTGAGGATTTTACACCTTCTCCAGAAATGTTTTCTAACAAATCTTCTTTAGCTCCTTTAGTAACAATAAATTCAGACTTTAGTTCAGTGGAAGCTTTTTCTTTAATAAGTTCTACCGATGTACTTTCTAACGGTTTTCGTTTAGTTGGTGCACAAGACGGTGCAGGATTTTTAAAAGATGGAGATGAGTATATCTATGTTGTAAACGCAGAAGACGATTACGCAGTTTCTAGAATTCGTTTTGACAAAGACTTGAATCCTATAGAAGGAGATTGGTTATTAAATAGTGGTGTTGCAGATTATGCAAGACAATGTTCTGGAACTATGTGGGAAGCAGCTATACATGGTGGTGATAAAGATATCTTTTTATCGGCTTCAGAGAGTTATGCTTATGACGTAAAGGGTATAGATCCTTGGATTGAAACTCCTACACCTACAGCAGATTTTGGTTTAGATGCATTAGGAGAATTCTCTTGGGAAAATGCAGTGCCTTTGCCACAAGGAGCATATGCTGGTAAAACAGTAATTGTTGGTGGTGATGATGATTCTAGTGGTTCTGAAGGACAAGTTATTATGTATGTTTCTGAAAATGGTGATGCCGATTTAGAAAACGGAAAAGTATATGTTTTAAGATTTAAACAAGTATCTGATGGTGCTGGAGGAACAATGGATGTTGCAGCGAATACTGTTTACAACGAAGGAAGTTTAGATTTCTCTAAATCGTATGATGTAGAATTTGTTGAAATTGTTGATGGTGCTAGTTTAACTAAAAACGAAATGGAAACAGCTTGTACAAATGTGTTTGCTTCTCAGTTTATGAGAGTAGAAGATGTAGATTATAGAAAAGGTAGTGATGCTAACGCAAGAGACGTATTTTTTGCCGTAACCGGAAGAGGTCCCGGAAGAGGAACTTATAATGATTGGGGTACCGTTTATAAAATTGAATTAGATGCAACCAACCCATTAGAAGGTAAATTAACGCAAATTATTAGTGGTAATACAGATACTAATAATAAAGACGGTAATGTATCAGAATTACAAAGTCCAGATAATATTTGTGTAACAGAGAACTTTATTTATACGCAAGAAGATCCAAACTCTTTTGCAAGAAATCATGCTGCTCAAATTTATCAAAGTGATTTAAGTGGAAACAATACTAAAGTTGTTTTAGCATTAAAAATTGAAAATAATTTAGCCCCATCAGGTTCATCTGGTTTTTCTGGTGAGTTTGGTGCATTAACAGATATTTCTGATAAAGTTGGAGTTCCAGATACTTTTATTTTAAACCTACAACCACATTATTGGCAAAGTGATGATTTCGTTTCAAGCAGTTTACCACATAACCAAGGTGGGCAAATTGTTTTATTAAAAGGATTGGAAAGATAA
- a CDS encoding M48 family metallopeptidase produces the protein MKKSILMIAIFIATGISAQTKYQKGMQKAFGLWQKGNMTEASQLFERISKAEPKKWMPAYYAATVEILSSFGLTDETVLKSKLTKAQEFLDVAKSNSENNPEIIITQALLNLGYIAFDGQKYGMTLSGETSQLYAKALQIAPNNPRVILGNAEWNMGSARFFGKSTKPYCAEIKRAIELGKKEKIDIEFYPKFMLERAENLLKQREK, from the coding sequence ATGAAAAAATCTATTTTAATGATCGCAATTTTCATTGCGACAGGAATTTCTGCGCAAACAAAATATCAAAAAGGAATGCAAAAAGCATTCGGACTCTGGCAAAAAGGAAACATGACGGAAGCTTCTCAATTATTTGAAAGAATCTCTAAGGCTGAACCCAAAAAATGGATGCCAGCTTATTATGCTGCAACGGTAGAGATTTTAAGTAGCTTCGGTTTAACAGATGAAACTGTTTTAAAATCGAAATTAACAAAGGCTCAAGAATTTTTAGATGTCGCCAAATCAAATTCAGAAAATAATCCAGAAATTATAATTACCCAAGCACTATTAAACCTCGGTTATATTGCTTTTGATGGACAAAAGTACGGGATGACTTTATCAGGAGAAACCAGTCAACTATATGCAAAAGCATTACAAATTGCACCCAACAACCCTAGAGTTATTTTAGGAAATGCAGAATGGAATATGGGGTCTGCTCGTTTCTTCGGAAAATCTACAAAACCATATTGTGCAGAAATTAAACGTGCCATTGAGCTAGGTAAAAAAGAAAAAATTGATATTGAATTCTACCCAAAGTTTATGCTAGAAAGAGCTGAAAACCTTTTAAAACAGCGTGAGAAATAG
- a CDS encoding SDR family oxidoreductase: MNLGLQNKKALVCGSTQGIGKATAILLAEEGVNVTLIARNEEKLKAVLGELPNKNQKHNYLVADFSNPEELQQVLETTDLKFHILVNNTGGPKSGDLISATSSDLINAFQMHVICNQNLVQTLVPFMKIEKFGRIINVISTSVKEPIPGLGVSNTIRNAVGNWAKTLSTELAAFQITVNNVLPGFTNTARLDEIIKIKAKKENTTEAEMVAIMKNYVPAKRFAKPEETAAAVVFLASEQASYINGINLPVDGGRTKSL; this comes from the coding sequence ATGAATTTAGGATTACAAAACAAAAAGGCTTTAGTTTGTGGAAGTACGCAAGGAATAGGAAAAGCAACTGCAATTTTATTAGCGGAAGAAGGCGTAAATGTGACGTTAATTGCTAGAAATGAAGAAAAGTTAAAAGCGGTTTTAGGCGAATTACCAAATAAGAATCAAAAGCATAATTATTTGGTGGCAGATTTTTCTAACCCAGAAGAGTTGCAACAAGTTTTAGAAACTACAGATTTAAAGTTTCATATTTTAGTAAATAATACAGGCGGTCCAAAAAGTGGAGATTTAATTTCTGCAACTTCATCAGATTTAATTAATGCGTTTCAAATGCATGTTATTTGCAATCAGAATTTGGTACAAACTTTAGTTCCGTTTATGAAAATAGAAAAATTTGGTAGAATTATTAATGTGATTTCTACGTCTGTAAAAGAGCCTATTCCTGGTTTAGGAGTTTCTAATACGATTAGAAATGCAGTTGGTAATTGGGCAAAAACATTGTCTACAGAGTTGGCGGCGTTCCAAATTACAGTAAATAATGTATTGCCTGGTTTTACCAACACTGCTCGTTTAGATGAGATTATTAAAATAAAAGCTAAAAAAGAAAATACAACTGAAGCTGAAATGGTTGCGATTATGAAGAATTACGTGCCAGCAAAACGCTTTGCAAAACCCGAAGAAACTGCTGCAGCTGTTGTTTTTTTAGCAAGTGAACAAGCAAGTTATATTAATGGAATTAACCTTCCTGTTGATGGAGGTAGAACCAAGAGTTTATAA
- a CDS encoding DUF6500 family protein, translating into MNTEIKEKIIAVCDEKIAKKGTNVGLSFYAFFKNKNDNPVLLMEVAKWWIETHKLDHFEKAIKIKQMVLDSK; encoded by the coding sequence ATGAATACAGAAATAAAAGAAAAAATAATAGCAGTTTGTGATGAGAAAATAGCTAAAAAAGGAACCAATGTTGGTTTGTCTTTTTATGCCTTTTTCAAAAATAAAAATGATAATCCGGTTTTGTTAATGGAAGTTGCAAAATGGTGGATAGAAACGCACAAATTAGATCATTTTGAAAAAGCTATTAAGATTAAACAGATGGTTTTAGATAGTAAATAG
- a CDS encoding FAD-dependent monooxygenase codes for MKYTIIGAGIGGLATALAFEQKGIEYQVFEKAPVLNEVGAGIWLAPNALQVLESLGTLEDVIANGNFIDRITIGKQDLSPISDSNQDFIKDFFGYTTVAIHRAALQKLLFDKIPKEKIFLNKGFESFKEEVSNKIEVTFNDGSKITTDFLIAADGINSKVRQQLFPESCKRYSGQTCWRGIANRLLEDDLLHRGFELWGNTIRFGVSKVAKDKTYWFAVILAKENEHVEVRLVKEKLLKMFSEFNPLITDLIAATDIDRIIKSDIHDLKPLKKWHKNNICLIGDAGHATTPNMGQGGAQAIEDAFYLSNLIADNKGKNVFELFQQKRQKKVDLVVNQSWMTGKMAHWKYGQGFRNFILKSVPKAIINKKMIALYQLEK; via the coding sequence ATGAAATATACAATTATTGGCGCAGGAATTGGGGGACTGGCGACAGCTTTGGCTTTTGAACAAAAAGGAATTGAATACCAAGTTTTTGAAAAAGCACCTGTTTTAAATGAAGTTGGTGCCGGAATTTGGTTAGCGCCAAATGCATTACAGGTTTTAGAAAGTTTAGGTACTTTAGAAGACGTAATTGCCAACGGAAATTTTATTGATAGAATTACCATTGGTAAACAAGATTTATCGCCAATTTCAGATAGTAATCAAGATTTTATAAAAGATTTTTTTGGCTATACAACCGTTGCAATTCATAGAGCAGCGCTTCAAAAATTACTGTTTGACAAAATTCCGAAAGAAAAAATATTTTTAAACAAAGGATTTGAATCTTTTAAAGAAGAAGTGTCTAATAAAATTGAAGTTACTTTTAACGATGGATCTAAAATAACAACAGATTTTTTAATAGCAGCAGATGGCATCAATTCTAAAGTTAGACAACAATTATTTCCAGAAAGTTGCAAAAGATATTCTGGGCAAACTTGTTGGCGAGGAATTGCAAATAGGCTTTTAGAAGATGATTTATTGCACAGAGGATTTGAACTTTGGGGCAATACAATTAGATTCGGAGTTTCTAAAGTGGCAAAAGATAAAACGTATTGGTTTGCAGTTATTTTAGCAAAAGAAAATGAGCACGTTGAGGTTCGTTTAGTAAAAGAGAAGTTGCTAAAAATGTTTTCGGAATTTAATCCTTTAATAACAGACTTAATTGCTGCAACAGATATTGATCGAATTATAAAAAGTGATATTCACGATTTAAAACCGCTTAAAAAGTGGCATAAAAATAATATTTGTTTAATTGGAGATGCAGGGCATGCCACCACGCCAAATATGGGACAAGGAGGCGCACAAGCAATTGAAGATGCGTTTTATTTAAGTAATTTAATAGCAGATAATAAAGGCAAAAATGTTTTTGAGTTGTTTCAACAAAAAAGACAAAAGAAAGTAGATTTGGTGGTAAATCAATCTTGGATGACCGGTAAAATGGCACATTGGAAATACGGCCAGGGTTTTCGGAATTTTATCTTAAAAAGTGTACCGAAAGCAATTATAAATAAGAAAATGATAGCATTATATCAGCTAGAAAAATAA
- a CDS encoding TonB-dependent receptor yields MKHILLLILLSCQLSAIAQTTISGKVTDSKSKPINGANVYLDGTYDGTSTNELGEFFFKTDEKGTQTLIISFISFEPFIKTADVSSLKNLKIKLRDDVNSLDAVVINAGTFEAGEKAKVTVLKPLDIVTTASALGDVMGALQTLPGTSTVDEDGRLFVRGGEAEETQIFVDGIRVFTPYTPSARNIPTRGRFSPFLFKGISFSTGGYSAEYGQALSSVLQLNTIDEPTEEKTDLSFMTLGLGVGNTQIWGNNSFSVNTSYINLAPYQEAFPDRNTWKKPVQSLSGEMVYRHKFKNESLLKLYGAFSYTDFDVIQDDINFVDGFRFGLKNRNLYFNTSYKNKFGDNWRIETGFSFTNDHSNLKIIDDLVTDNENSMHFKIKLKKQFSNRFKVSFGSEYFMTNFNEGYNANNNNEIEYGFQNNIFASFVETDIFFSKNLATKIGVRAEHSELLNESTISPRTSIAYKVNKNAQFSLAYGQFYQNPKNEYLKFSQDFKAENTSHLIANYQHTKQGQIFRIEAYLKEYKDLVKYDDNRPIFTSKFNNNGNGYAKGFDIFWRQDGKIKNTDYWVSYSYLDTKRDYKNYPTAATPNFASKHNLSVVAKHWIADWKSQVGFSYSFASGRNYTNPNETGFLNNQTKNYNSLSVNWAYLIDQQKILYFSVNNVLGTQNVFGYNYKNSAEPNGNFERQAIIPNADSFFFVGFFWTISDNKKTNQLDNL; encoded by the coding sequence ATGAAACATATTCTACTTTTAATATTATTAAGCTGCCAATTATCAGCAATTGCACAAACCACCATTTCCGGAAAAGTAACAGATTCTAAAAGCAAACCTATCAATGGAGCAAATGTTTATTTAGACGGGACGTATGATGGAACCTCAACGAATGAACTAGGAGAATTCTTTTTCAAAACCGATGAAAAAGGAACACAAACTTTAATCATTTCTTTTATTTCTTTTGAACCCTTTATAAAAACAGCGGATGTTTCATCTCTCAAAAATTTAAAAATTAAATTAAGAGATGATGTAAATTCTTTAGACGCTGTTGTTATAAACGCTGGAACGTTTGAAGCAGGAGAAAAAGCAAAAGTTACCGTTCTAAAACCACTAGACATTGTAACTACAGCAAGTGCTTTAGGCGATGTTATGGGCGCTTTACAGACACTTCCCGGAACTTCTACAGTAGATGAAGATGGACGGTTATTTGTGCGTGGTGGAGAAGCAGAAGAAACTCAGATTTTTGTTGATGGAATTCGTGTTTTTACACCTTACACTCCATCCGCAAGAAACATTCCTACTCGTGGACGCTTTTCTCCTTTCTTATTTAAAGGAATTTCTTTTTCTACCGGTGGATATTCTGCAGAATACGGACAAGCATTATCGAGCGTTTTACAATTAAATACCATTGATGAACCTACAGAAGAAAAAACAGATTTGTCTTTTATGACTTTAGGCTTGGGTGTTGGTAATACACAAATTTGGGGAAACAATTCATTTAGTGTAAATACTTCTTACATCAATTTAGCACCCTATCAAGAAGCTTTTCCTGATAGAAATACATGGAAAAAACCAGTACAATCCTTAAGTGGAGAGATGGTGTATAGACATAAATTTAAGAATGAATCTTTATTAAAATTATACGGCGCATTTAGTTATACAGATTTCGATGTCATACAAGATGATATTAATTTTGTGGATGGATTTCGTTTCGGGCTAAAAAATAGAAATCTTTACTTTAATACTTCTTACAAGAATAAATTTGGAGATAATTGGAGAATAGAAACGGGGTTTAGTTTCACCAACGATCATTCTAACCTTAAAATTATTGACGATTTAGTAACTGACAATGAAAACTCTATGCACTTTAAAATAAAGCTCAAAAAACAGTTTTCTAATCGATTTAAAGTAAGTTTTGGATCAGAATATTTTATGACCAATTTTAACGAAGGTTACAACGCTAATAATAACAATGAAATAGAATATGGGTTTCAAAATAACATCTTTGCTTCGTTTGTAGAAACAGATATTTTCTTTTCTAAAAATTTGGCTACAAAAATAGGTGTCCGTGCAGAACATTCTGAGTTATTAAATGAATCTACAATTTCTCCTAGAACCTCTATTGCTTATAAAGTGAATAAAAACGCACAATTTTCCTTGGCTTATGGTCAGTTTTATCAGAATCCTAAAAATGAATATTTAAAATTTAGTCAAGATTTTAAAGCCGAAAACACCTCACATTTAATTGCCAATTATCAACATACAAAACAAGGTCAAATTTTTAGAATCGAAGCCTATTTAAAAGAATATAAAGACTTGGTAAAATATGACGATAACCGACCAATATTTACAAGTAAATTTAACAATAACGGAAATGGTTACGCAAAAGGATTTGATATTTTCTGGAGACAAGATGGTAAAATAAAAAATACTGATTATTGGGTTTCTTACTCCTATCTAGACACCAAAAGAGATTATAAAAATTATCCAACTGCTGCAACTCCTAATTTTGCATCAAAGCACAATTTATCTGTGGTGGCTAAACATTGGATAGCAGATTGGAAAAGTCAAGTTGGATTTAGTTACAGTTTTGCTTCCGGCAGAAATTACACCAACCCAAATGAAACTGGTTTTTTAAATAATCAGACTAAAAACTATAACTCTTTAAGTGTAAATTGGGCCTATTTAATAGATCAACAAAAGATTTTATATTTCTCTGTAAACAATGTTTTAGGAACTCAGAATGTATTTGGTTACAACTATAAAAACAGCGCAGAACCGAATGGAAATTTTGAGCGACAAGCCATTATACCAAATGCTGATAGTTTCTTTTTTGTAGGTTTCTTCTGGACAATTAGTGATAATAAAAAGACAAATCAGTTAGATAATTTGTAG
- a CDS encoding cytochrome-c peroxidase encodes MFKYFKSLFFLLMGILFMSCNQDKKEMIPIVNWSFAQEYYAQNLDVALLYIDSLEVSGMHGEKSKKYFELSRAAFKKAEPYASYLNPEVGHRANGPALPIYKEDTGKIIKPVGYQKIEESIFDNETSEADFTQELYVQKGLLSNLKKGIIKRPLNPQRFFIATHQQLLRIISLAISGFDTPLSHLGIKETIISLESLQTVYEQTIQGVVKGKNKELDAAFNSNIESAISFIKKNEDFDTFDRFTFTRDYMNSITRNWVEIRKVSALWKPINTTPFNFDAPTFFEDNSFSLNYFTPAINQNPTNKQIALGRKLFSDPKLSKNGKMACVTCHLQDKGYADNIDFNIDNQGNLLERNTPTLINTAFQQSFFLDGRSNTLLDQISAVFTNDKEFNSNVHKFSNAILKDSTYTPLFKDAFGKVSSNNTDVIKAISSYVSTLNGFNSKFDKNMRGEENNFSNEEKLGYNLFMGKALCATCHFMPLTNGTVPPFFTETEKEVIGVPETAENKKLDNDLGFYWSFKEELHKGMFKTPSIRNIELTAPYMHNGVYNTLEQVVEFYNLGGGGGLGFNLEHQTLPFDELNLTAEEQNAIVAFMKTLTETLDENHEESK; translated from the coding sequence ATGTTTAAATATTTTAAATCATTATTTTTTTTATTAATGGGTATTCTTTTTATGTCTTGTAATCAAGATAAAAAAGAAATGATTCCTATCGTTAATTGGTCTTTTGCACAAGAGTACTATGCTCAAAATTTAGATGTTGCTTTGCTGTATATCGATAGTTTAGAGGTTTCAGGAATGCATGGAGAAAAATCAAAAAAGTATTTTGAATTATCTAGAGCTGCATTTAAAAAAGCAGAGCCTTATGCATCTTATTTAAACCCAGAAGTTGGCCACAGAGCTAACGGACCAGCCTTACCAATTTATAAGGAAGATACAGGTAAAATAATAAAACCAGTAGGCTATCAAAAAATAGAAGAAAGTATTTTTGATAATGAGACGTCAGAAGCCGATTTTACACAAGAATTGTATGTGCAAAAAGGATTGCTTTCTAATCTTAAAAAAGGGATTATAAAACGACCATTAAATCCGCAACGTTTTTTTATAGCAACACATCAACAACTTTTAAGAATTATAAGTTTAGCTATTTCAGGGTTCGATACACCCCTGAGTCATTTAGGTATTAAAGAAACGATTATTTCTTTAGAAAGTTTGCAAACCGTTTATGAGCAAACAATACAGGGTGTTGTAAAAGGAAAAAATAAGGAGTTAGATGCTGCTTTTAACAGTAACATTGAAAGTGCTATTTCGTTTATTAAAAAAAATGAAGATTTTGATACTTTTGATCGTTTTACTTTTACAAGAGATTACATGAACTCGATTACTAGAAATTGGGTTGAAATAAGAAAAGTGAGTGCGCTTTGGAAGCCCATAAATACAACTCCTTTTAATTTTGATGCGCCTACCTTTTTTGAAGACAATAGTTTTAGTTTAAATTATTTTACGCCAGCTATCAATCAAAATCCAACCAATAAACAAATAGCTTTAGGTAGAAAATTATTTTCAGACCCTAAACTTTCTAAAAATGGAAAGATGGCTTGTGTAACTTGTCATTTACAAGACAAAGGTTATGCAGATAATATCGATTTTAATATTGATAATCAAGGGAATCTTTTAGAACGAAATACACCAACACTTATAAATACCGCTTTTCAACAAAGTTTCTTTTTAGATGGAAGATCAAATACATTATTAGATCAAATTTCAGCTGTTTTTACAAATGATAAAGAGTTTAACTCTAATGTGCATAAATTTTCTAATGCTATTTTAAAAGATTCGACGTACACGCCTCTTTTTAAAGATGCTTTTGGTAAAGTGTCATCTAATAATACAGATGTTATAAAAGCAATTTCATCTTATGTTTCAACTTTAAATGGTTTCAATTCTAAATTTGATAAAAATATGAGAGGAGAAGAAAATAATTTCTCTAATGAAGAAAAACTTGGCTACAATTTATTTATGGGAAAAGCTTTATGTGCCACTTGCCATTTTATGCCATTAACAAATGGTACAGTGCCTCCTTTTTTTACAGAAACAGAGAAAGAAGTTATTGGAGTTCCGGAAACAGCAGAAAATAAAAAATTAGATAATGATTTAGGGTTTTATTGGAGTTTTAAAGAAGAACTGCATAAAGGAATGTTTAAAACACCCTCTATTAGGAATATTGAATTAACTGCTCCGTATATGCACAATGGTGTTTACAATACTTTAGAGCAGGTTGTTGAGTTTTATAACCTTGGCGGTGGCGGCGGATTAGGTTTTAATTTAGAGCACCAAACCTTACCTTTTGATGAATTGAACTTAACTGCAGAAGAACAAAACGCCATTGTTGCTTTTATGAAAACGTTGACGGAAACACTTGATGAAAACCATGAAGAGTCTAAATAG
- a CDS encoding DUF2141 domain-containing protein — MKKLLIILAIVFSGILSTNAQEETADLTINIAGLNSDKGMLLVGLYNKKDHFLKKQFKADTANIKDKKSIVIFKNLPKGEYAVSFVHDENDNKKMDTNMFKIPKEDYGCSNNARGFMGPPKYDDAKFQLTANKTIEIKI; from the coding sequence ATGAAAAAATTACTTATAATACTAGCCATCGTTTTTAGTGGAATCTTATCTACTAATGCCCAAGAAGAAACCGCAGATTTAACCATTAACATTGCTGGTTTAAATTCTGATAAAGGAATGTTATTAGTTGGTCTTTACAACAAGAAAGACCATTTCTTAAAAAAACAATTTAAGGCAGATACTGCAAATATTAAAGATAAAAAATCTATAGTCATTTTTAAAAATTTACCAAAAGGTGAATATGCCGTTTCATTTGTTCATGATGAAAATGATAACAAAAAAATGGACACGAACATGTTTAAAATTCCTAAAGAAGACTATGGTTGCTCAAACAACGCAAGAGGCTTTATGGGACCTCCAAAATACGATGATGCTAAATTTCAATTAACAGCAAACAAAACAATTGAAATTAAAATATAA
- a CDS encoding amidohydrolase family protein: MEKRKLRINGHSHLLPYPEEIPDFMKEKEIFWVDDERKHMLQKGWRRPVTHSSFFLDEKLLWMEKNKLDHAVVLNLSQLYGNGLRLEEMKKALRFQNDFNAKVQREHPSKFTCGFVVHPGFIYGALDEIKRCVEELGLKVLCLPTHFMDSIGQWRCVFDEENDAIFELADKYKLAIEIHPYDGDKMIKLENTNWRFHLIWMLAQCGDAYHFYTLNGMQERFKNIRTCFAHGGQLAQMNLGRRIQGFDGRPDLFEGKTHPRKAVGHKNIFFDTLVHDTDSLKLMFKRQGTSQVLMGLDDPYPLGEMESDAQSSYPGKILDLAIRENIITETEKGQIWEDNVLQWLFGDDEVAKQELIKKILS, translated from the coding sequence ATGGAAAAAAGAAAACTACGCATAAACGGACATTCACATTTATTACCTTATCCAGAAGAAATTCCTGATTTTATGAAGGAAAAGGAGATTTTTTGGGTAGATGATGAGCGTAAACACATGTTACAAAAAGGGTGGAGAAGACCTGTAACGCATTCTAGTTTTTTCTTAGATGAAAAATTACTTTGGATGGAGAAAAACAAGCTAGATCATGCGGTTGTGTTGAATCTTTCTCAGTTATACGGGAATGGTTTGCGTTTAGAAGAAATGAAAAAAGCGTTGCGTTTTCAGAATGATTTTAATGCAAAAGTGCAGCGAGAACATCCGTCTAAATTTACCTGTGGCTTTGTAGTGCATCCTGGTTTTATTTATGGTGCTTTAGATGAAATAAAACGTTGTGTAGAAGAATTAGGCTTAAAAGTATTATGCTTACCAACACATTTTATGGACTCGATAGGGCAATGGCGTTGTGTTTTTGACGAAGAAAATGATGCTATTTTTGAATTAGCTGACAAGTATAAACTGGCTATTGAAATTCACCCGTATGATGGTGATAAAATGATAAAATTAGAAAATACCAATTGGCGTTTTCATTTAATTTGGATGTTGGCACAATGTGGAGATGCGTATCATTTTTATACATTAAACGGAATGCAAGAGCGTTTTAAAAATATTAGAACGTGTTTTGCACATGGAGGACAATTGGCGCAAATGAATTTAGGAAGAAGAATTCAGGGTTTTGATGGTAGACCTGATTTGTTTGAAGGTAAAACGCATCCTAGAAAAGCCGTTGGTCATAAAAATATCTTTTTTGACACGTTGGTGCACGATACAGATTCTTTAAAATTAATGTTTAAAAGACAAGGCACAAGTCAGGTTTTAATGGGCTTAGACGATCCGTATCCGTTAGGAGAAATGGAAAGTGATGCACAGTCTTCTTATCCTGGTAAAATATTAGATTTAGCAATACGTGAGAATATTATTACTGAAACAGAAAAAGGACAAATTTGGGAAGATAATGTGTTGCAGTGGTTGTTTGGTGATGATGAGGTTGCTAAGCAAGAGTTGATAAAAAAGATACTCTCTTAA
- a CDS encoding 3-hydroxyanthranilate 3,4-dioxygenase: MSNLVQPLNFKKWIDEHRHLLKPPVGNKQVWDNGEYIVMVVGGPNNRKDYHYNETPEFFYQVEGDMILKIIDDKGKQIDVEINEGDIYLLPAKVPHSPQRKENTVGLVIEYPRSEGMLDALEWYCENCGNQLYREEFALGNIETDMPVIFDRYYSDKQKCTCDNCGTVMEAPKKVK, encoded by the coding sequence ATGAGCAATTTAGTACAGCCTTTAAATTTTAAAAAGTGGATTGATGAACATCGTCATTTATTAAAACCACCAGTTGGTAACAAGCAGGTTTGGGATAATGGCGAGTATATTGTAATGGTTGTTGGTGGGCCAAATAATAGAAAAGATTATCATTATAATGAAACTCCTGAGTTTTTCTATCAGGTAGAAGGAGACATGATTCTAAAGATCATTGATGATAAAGGCAAGCAAATTGACGTAGAAATTAATGAAGGTGATATTTATTTGTTGCCAGCAAAAGTGCCACATTCTCCGCAAAGAAAAGAAAATACGGTTGGTTTGGTTATAGAATATCCGCGTTCTGAAGGGATGTTAGATGCTCTAGAATGGTATTGTGAAAACTGTGGAAACCAATTGTATAGAGAAGAATTTGCATTGGGAAATATTGAAACAGATATGCCTGTTATTTTTGATAGATATTATTCTGATAAACAAAAATGTACGTGTGATAATTGTGGTACAGTAATGGAAGCTCCGAAAAAAGTTAAATAA